The proteins below come from a single Xiphophorus couchianus chromosome 20, X_couchianus-1.0, whole genome shotgun sequence genomic window:
- the ppp1r3db gene encoding protein phosphatase 1, regulatory subunit 3Db, producing MSGSAGEQNWRQAQVITGPSRLTTTIRLRDIYDPKPPPPKAQVRIRPPSPRPASLSERGQQQTPSDDPSVQRKRAQSLSSASGKKREPRRVQVRFVDALGLDLEEVKVFRRQEDPLIPPHVMFRLLMSSELTFGKSPELNMPYFRPCFPEHPGGLPNFQNRLSSQKVSLESVMCSDQGITGTVHVLNLAYQKEVKVHYSFTNWRTQTHTTALWVSGGYPGDCEAPGTDVFRFRLPVPPFILQPGAILEFAICYRVNGWDFWDNNDGNNYKLACHSYKVTVPRECEDSLLHFT from the coding sequence ATGTCCGGGTCAGCTGGTGAGCAGAACTGGAGGCAAGCACAGGTCATCACTGGTCCCAGCAGACTGACCACAACAATCAGACTGCGAGACATATACGATCCAAAGCCTCCACCTCCAAAGGCTCAGGTCCGGATCCGTCCGCCATCTCCGAGACCTGCCTCTCTGAGCGAACGAGGTCAGCAGCAAACCCCTTCAGATGATCCCTCCGTCCAGAGGAAAAGGGCCCAGTCTCTGTCTTCTGCTTCAGGAAAGAAGAGAGAACCTAGGAGGGTCCAGGTCCGCTTTGTGGATGCGCTGGGTCTCGATCTGGAGGAGGTGAAAGTCTTCAGACGTCAGGAGGACCCCCTGATACCTCCTCACGTGATGTTCAGGCTGTTGATGAGCTCTGAACTGACTTTTGGAAAGTCACCTGAGCTGAACATGCCTTACTTCAGACCCTGTTTCCCTGAACACCCGGGGGGCCTGCCAAACTTCCAGAACCGTCTCTCCTCTCAGAAAGTCTCTCTGGAGAGTGTGATGTGCTCAGACCAAGGCATAACAGGAACTGTACATGTACTTAATTTAGCTTATCAGAAAGAGGTCAAAGTGCACTACTCTTTCACCAACTGGAgaacgcaaacacacacaacagctTTGTGGGTATCGGGTGGGTACCCTGGCGACTGCGAAGCTCCAGGCACGGATGTTTTCAGGTTTCGTCTGCCCGTCCCGCCCTTCATCTTGCAGCCAGGAGCCATCCTGGAGTTTGCCATCTGCTACCGTGTGAATGGATGGGACTTCTGGGATAACAATGATGGCAACAATTACAAACTGGCATGCCACAGTTACAAGGTGACCGTGCCAAGGGAGTGTGAGGACAGCCTGCTGCATTTCACCTGA